DNA from Elaeis guineensis isolate ETL-2024a chromosome 2, EG11, whole genome shotgun sequence:
ctaaaatattcttatggatagatgtacaaaaaaaatttataaggatatatatacaaatagtaatttcataaaaacatttatgcaaatttgaatgtttacaagaatatacatacaaaaaattttaatttagtttttatttattttatctagaTGGATTTAGATTTTCTTACTCTataatatagtaatatattacataatataacaacacgatgacgatattatataatattttatatattaaaatattatattatattttatttttatataagatGAGACGATTCTATTCATCTTATAACAACATGATATACCTTATATACTTCACAAcgatattttcaataaaaaattttaaaataaaatataacaagatTATAAATTCTTATTGTTACATAATGTTCAAATTTACAACTATATCCATTCTATATAAATATACAAGTTATTCATCTAATATCAagcttagatatttttttttagaaacatattattatatattaaagaAAATATAGATGGTTACGATttgtttattttctaaataaaaaaattttgatcgatcatttgataaaaaaattattttatctatgtaaattaataaattaattaaatttattattttagttgtatatgctaatttttatctattagaataagataaaaattaataaatcaaGAGAAATATAtttatgttaaaatatttttacatgtatatctttttaaatattcaaatttatacgaatattctcataaaattatgatatatatatatatatatatttataatttttttatacatttattcataaaaatattttaattattttaattttaaattattaatttttaataatattagatgatatatatatatatatatatatatatatatatatatatatatatatataattttatgaaaatatatttgtagatatcatttgaaatatttacgtAAATTTGAATGTTTGCTGTTTTTCTCTCCCAGCCAAGGCATCGGGCTAGTGTCGGGTTAACTTTTTGCCACACCTGGATCAGGTTCTCGAAATAATACCGGATGTCGTTAGTTTTTGAATATGGATGTCCAATCCATATCCTCCCTCCCCTATGGTTTTGAAATGGAATCGAGTCGATCTCCGGCAAGGAAGGCTAGGGGTATGGAAGGGGAAACGGGGACGAGAGCGACCACGACGGAAGATTTCTACCTCCCGCTCGCGGATGCGTTGAAGATGATTAACGTGAAGGTGAATCTCTTCGCTTCCGTCTCCGAGATCAGGGCGCCGAAACGGAGCAGAGGAACCGGTTTGTCTCTCTTGCCTTTTTTTCCCCCGAATCTTGCTTCAGTTCGAGGCCTTGTTATGTCTCCAAGTCTTCTCTTTTTGTTCTCAAATATCCCAGCTTTCTTCGAGTTCCTAGGGTTTGGAACGATGGCGAATTATTGTAAGGTGCTAGTTGAGTTTGTAATGAGTATTTCAGACCAAGAAATTTCTCGATTTGAAGCTTCTCTTTACTGATCTACTTTTAGGGCACAAGTGCTGGTCTTTTTTCGAGATATTAAAACACTTGTATAATTATAATTTGTACAGTAGATTGAAGTGATATATTTAGAAgcctgcatttttttttttgtcaaggaAAAATAGAGGAATATCCTACCCAATTCATCGAAATAACGTAGAAAATAAAGCTCTATGTAGATAGATCCTGTGTAATACCAAATTTTAAACCTCCTGTAAATTTTACGAGAAAGCTCATATTTGGGGCATCATTtggttttaaaagaaaaaagcaaTTCTTGAATGGTGGAGCGGCAGTTTCCAAATGAATATATTTGATGTTAAGTTTGAATACTCTGTGCTGATAGTATTGTATTACATCCTTTATATTAGATCTTCTTTTGTCTATGCTGAACCTTAACTTTGCATATAACAAAACTATCCAGAGCTCTTTATATTGGAAATTCATTTTGCCTAAACTAGGTTACAATGTTTTGAAGAACCATCCACTATCCATTTTACTGTAGAACtttgcttctttttttcctttttgctaTAGTCctgcttttaaaaaaaaaaaaaattctcacttCAATTTTTATGACTGTAGTAAATCATTTACGAACATAGAAATCCATATTTTCTAGTATTTCTGTCGAAGCACTGAGTGAGGCACCATAAAAGAACATTTGTGTCTACAGTTATATTTCTTTTTCGATAAACTTCCCACTTTTTTTAAaacaatttattcttaaatttcagATACAGATTTCAGGCATGCTGCCTTTGCGACATTGATGGATTCGCTCACCTATCCTGAGGTCATGTTGTCTACAAATTTTTTAAGAGAACTTTTAACTTTTCTTCTGTCTTATATACATAAAACAGAATGACTCCGTTGAAGGAGATGTAGATttagtttaaaaaatttgattgaactTGTGCAACTGGACACTTCAACTTACATatcaattaaaattcaaatagTATAGAAGCGAAACTTTAAGATGATTCTTCTTGATCATATTGCCATTCTTTACTAGCTTCATTTTCCAATGCATGTAATTTCCAATTCCAGCATGGCATCTTGTATAAACACATTTTTAGCCTACTCTTACCAGTGATCAAGTAATGGACGTGTGTCTAGGAATTCTTGACAAGTGAAGTGTAACCAAACCGATGCAGTAAACTTGAACAAATTAATATTGGATATCTAAATAGATTAACAATGTAGGGTAgccttttttcccttttttttaacCTGAACTAATTTTTCTTCAATATTATTTACAAGTGATTAAACTACTTAGTTTAGTTATACGATTACATGCATAGCattttatttcattttcttttccttcttttgggTATGGAGACATTCCATCATCAAGGTTGTTTGAATGTCAAAAGTGTTGGGCACTTAGGTGTAATTTTGTGGAGACTGAAGTATCCCTatcgtaggtgtctaggttacACTAGCTGCATGGGATTCCTTGTATCTTATAAGAGACAGCCTTTGTCAAATTAATGTAATAGCCATCCCTTTCTTGTATAGAAAATAATGCATTCAAGCTTTCCACTTAAAACACGCAATTAGTGTTTGACAATTAGTTGGCTGCAGGGAAAACTCATTTTAGGTTGGATTCTGAATCGTATAGGTAACACACAGGTGCAAGTGCATTGTTTGAGTGGCAGCGGCTTATCCTTGGCGAGGTGAAGACCTCCGTTCTCCAGTTGATGGGCACTACCTGATCAGATTGactctggaagatcctacaacaaGAATTCATGCATACGTGTTTTAGAGAAGATGGGGTAGGATTCAGATTCCACTTTACCCTCGCGGGTTGAAGTTACCTCACATATCTTTGGACATAGGAAGTATGCATGCAGCTCAGTAATTTTTCAATTGATGCTTGAGAACTACACCCTAACAGATCCAACGCATGCCAGGAAAAATTTTTTGGTGGCTACCCAACAAATGACGAACTAGCTGGCAAGATGAACATACTACTGGGTATACCTGATGGTGCTGGCCAAGTCCCTGCTGCCAGAGACCCACCATGGGTATGGTGCTGCTTGAAATCTTATTATTTGGACAAAAGCAACCCATGGGGAACCAGGAGGTACCGGATCTTTGGCGCCAAGCTAACTGTATGAGGAAGCTTTTGATCATCATACATTTGAGTCTGGGGATATATGTTCGATGTTTTACATTTCGAACCGGTCTTATCATGTAAATACCACTTTTAAACTTGGGAAAGATTTCCATGTCTTGTAACTTGTAGTCTTTGTGCTATACAGAAAGTCTAGTTTTTAGGAATCTTTGTAATAATATGGacgtaagatatcataatttttttcaaaagatagggatatttttattattcaaaattttcaaatgaaaaaataaaattacgggCATTAAATATACGTTAGGAAGCGGTGGCTATGTGGATCAATCACACAAAGTGGTACACTCTACgtcagattttttacaccatccgcagtgcacaaaaattttttaatgttgCAAATTTTTCTTCATTCCTTCAATCATCTATACTTTGAATATTCTATACAAGCATGAAATATTGGTTTTATCGGTTGTCTCCAAAGAGACAACATAAAATACAGGTTAAGGCATTTGTAGTTTATGTGGAATATTGTATAAGCATCATCTCCTTTCGTTCAGCCTTGTTTGAATATTTTGTAATGTCCTGCAATTGCCCATGTAATTTTCTCTGCGTGAACAGATAAGCACCTATTTTGTATACTATAGGCATGATCTGTCTGTTTAGGCTtaattcttcttctccttctgttTGCACTCTGTGAATGTTTCTTTTCttcattcctttctttctttagTAACTTTAATCATTGCATTAAAGTGCGAACATACACTTGTCTTGTTAGTCATGCCATTTTTCCTTAACAACCAaaggttttgaatttgatttttggatggcgcaTTATCAACAACATATACCTGACCAATTATTAGCATAGCTGGGTACCCTTTTTCTAACCAAGAAAAAGAATCTTTGTATGGTGATAATCTTTAAACCAATCAAGATCATTCAGGACATTTTAAATGCAGATGATCTTCTCAAGCTTATCCCATAATTAGTGGGACGTATCACAAATCTGCTAGATAAGATATTTGAGTTGTTGTGGCACCCTTTAAGTTTAAAATGTTATCGTACCTGCTGGTGAAAACAACCCCCTTTTGTTTGGAAAGTAAAAAGAACCCTCTTTTGTTCTCATTGAGGCTAGGGATAACTGGCTTTATATCTGCAGGGTCGCAATGCTCAACAATCCCATCTTCGATAACAAGGAGAGGCTAGAATTAagttatatcaaattttaaaagttatttaatttttattaaacccAAAATTGCATCCCATCATGAATTTGGATAAGTATTCTACTTAATAGTATGTTATACATAATAACAATATTATTTTAAGTATCATGATATTGTAAGACTTACTTTCTTTTCTGAATTTGAAAATTAGTTTTTACTatagtataataaaaataaaatattttttgatgatatgAATATTATATAAAGTTAGGCTTTGATGTAATGATAAGGTTTCTTTATTATAACTTGTATGTCATGAGTTTGGAACATGTAAAGAGTTTTTCCCGATGTGAGGTTAAAATTTTACGTTGAAACTCtatttttatgtgatattaaTAGTGTATaagataatatgatatattacatAGAAAACTAGAGATAAATCTTCAACTATATTTTTAACTTAAAAATAGCTATCCACTTGAGTTTTAAATAAAAGTAGCTATCCATTTAAAACATAAGTTAAAAACAACTATCTATTTTGGCTGAAATGATCCTTATACCCTTAAATCCTTTAAAATACTGTAGTGttatattatcatagtatagtactattttacaataaaatagtattacattatattagtatagtattactttataataatatagtgttactttattatattatactagtgcagtattcctttataataagataatattatattatgttagtatagtattcttttataataacatACTATTGTTTGTATTATATTAGTACAGTAttcttttaaataaaataatattatattatcataatgtaATATTTCTTTACAACAATACAGTGTTACTTTATAATAGTACAATATaagtttataataatataatattaatttataatagtatagtgttGCTCTATAACTGTAAGGATAAATAGATTATTTTATCCCAATTtggatagttacttttatgttTCACGTGGATAgctatttttatttaaaactcaaatgtataattatttttaagtttaaactcatataaataaattttttaatttattttatattatattattatgcgTGTTTTTGATGGCTTAATGTATGGGTTTTTGTGTATGAAGTCGGCAACGTTTGCCTGCTTTCCATTCCCGAATACAAACTTAAGCGGGCTCCAACGCCGACTTCCCTTTAAAGCCTCTTTGAAGCCAAGCGCAGGAATGAGTAGGGCGGCAACTCACCTTGCCTGCTTGTTATAAACCTCTATATATAGCACCGTCCGCCCAAACGGACGTTGGAGCGAGGCGGTGAGGCTGGAACCCAAGATGGCGCCCGCTACCCTTATCCTCCACCGCCAATGCTGCCAGCGCCGGATCTCCTTCTCGGTCCCGGTGGCGTTCCTTCCAGACTTCGCCCTGTCCGCTCCGCTTCGAGCCTTTCACCTCCTTGCATAATATGTGTTacggaataccacaactggacgcCTTGTAGAAATATCACCAGAATCAGGTCCtttatctctccctctctccatctctccttcttttttggCGATTCTTGCGTTTTCGATTGATCAAAGGGTTCTTTGGCTCAGTTCTTTAAAGATCGGCACTATTTGGAGGAGGACTGCGGGCACCACTTCTTGGAAAGCATAATCCACTTGTCATGATTCTTCTTTTGTGATTCTTGCGTTTTTGATTGATCAAAGGGTTCTTTGGCTCAGTTCTTTGAAGATCGGCACTGTTTGGAGATGCATTGGGGGCACCACTTCTTGGCGAGTATAATCAACTTGTCAAGATTCTTCATTTGTAATTCTGGATGCTTGGTTTCCAAATTTTGTTGTAATTCTGTTGTAGCAAATATTATAGTACAAACTCCTTGGAATGGACAACAAACTCCATGTTTATGAAATGAATACATGTCCTTTAATTTAACCCTTGTTCTCTTGTTAAGGGAATTATAAAAAATCCTATGTCCATTCTTCACTTCTCTTACTAAAGTCCAtttattataattcttatttgtcTCATCCCCTTTCTCAGTTTCTGTCTAAAACCATCTGACTGTCTTCATTTCTG
Protein-coding regions in this window:
- the LOC105049225 gene encoding uncharacterized protein gives rise to the protein MDVQSISSLPYGFEMESSRSPARKARGMEGETGTRATTTEDFYLPLADALKMINVKVNLFASVSEIRAPKRSRGTDTDFRHAAFATLMDSLTYPEVTHRCKCIV